Proteins encoded by one window of Halorubrum ruber:
- the glpB gene encoding glycerol-3-phosphate dehydrogenase subunit GlpB, translating to MAITSDVLVVGGGLAAVTAAVSAAREGADVRLVSHKASTLRQASGLIDALGYVPATEPAKPLRDGPPTAGRELDPDEWPDPEGPLADPYEAIDRLPESHPYRVVGADALREGLDLFDDLAGDAYRGGHTDSNALVPTFGGAVKPTARYPAAAEAGLASDDRPMLVVGFRSLTEYDARAFAGRLEAAGVPFDVAGAEVEFAEAFRADAKITRLAKALDHDEEIDGVPAREALAKAVSPHLHDVVDGDGGVDRVERVGFPAFLGDDRGEEVRAELADRLGADVFEVPMGPPSLPGLRLEDRLFDALDAEGVRFETGNPVVGVESASDGRVEAVAVDRKGRTAPYGADAFVLATGGLVGKGLDSDREGVREPVFDLHVEQPDDRYEWFVDDAFGDQPYARFGVRPDERCRPTDADGAVEYENVFAAGGVVGGADAAREKSASGVSLATGLVAGRQAATEANQ from the coding sequence ATGGCGATAACCAGCGACGTCCTCGTGGTCGGCGGCGGCCTCGCGGCGGTCACGGCTGCGGTGTCGGCGGCCCGCGAGGGCGCGGACGTGCGGCTCGTCTCCCACAAGGCCAGCACCTTGCGGCAGGCGTCCGGGCTGATCGACGCGCTCGGCTACGTCCCGGCGACCGAGCCCGCGAAGCCGCTGCGCGACGGGCCGCCGACCGCCGGCCGCGAGCTCGACCCCGACGAGTGGCCCGATCCGGAAGGACCGCTCGCGGACCCGTACGAGGCGATCGACCGGCTCCCCGAGAGCCACCCCTACCGGGTCGTCGGGGCGGACGCGCTCCGCGAGGGGCTCGACCTGTTCGACGACCTCGCGGGCGACGCCTACCGCGGGGGCCACACCGACAGCAACGCCCTCGTGCCGACGTTCGGCGGGGCGGTGAAGCCGACGGCGCGGTACCCCGCGGCCGCGGAGGCCGGACTCGCGAGCGACGACCGACCGATGCTCGTCGTCGGGTTCCGGTCGCTGACGGAGTACGACGCGCGCGCCTTCGCCGGCCGGCTGGAGGCCGCGGGCGTCCCGTTCGACGTCGCGGGCGCCGAGGTGGAGTTCGCGGAGGCGTTCCGGGCCGACGCGAAGATCACTCGGCTCGCGAAGGCGCTCGACCACGACGAGGAGATCGACGGCGTCCCCGCCCGCGAGGCGCTCGCGAAGGCGGTCTCGCCGCACCTTCACGATGTCGTCGACGGGGACGGCGGCGTCGACCGCGTCGAGCGCGTCGGCTTCCCGGCGTTCCTCGGCGACGACCGGGGCGAGGAGGTCCGCGCGGAGCTCGCCGACCGGCTCGGGGCCGACGTGTTCGAGGTCCCGATGGGACCGCCGAGCCTCCCGGGCCTCCGCTTAGAGGACCGGTTGTTCGACGCGCTCGACGCCGAGGGCGTCCGGTTCGAGACCGGAAACCCCGTGGTCGGCGTCGAGTCCGCGAGCGACGGTCGGGTCGAGGCAGTCGCGGTCGACCGGAAGGGTCGGACGGCGCCGTACGGCGCGGACGCGTTCGTGCTGGCGACCGGCGGCCTCGTCGGGAAGGGGCTCGACTCGGACCGCGAGGGGGTCCGCGAGCCGGTCTTCGACCTCCACGTCGAGCAGCCCGACGACCGGTACGAGTGGTTCGTCGACGACGCGTTCGGCGACCAGCCGTACGCGCGGTTCGGCGTCCGGCCCGACGAGCGGTGTCGGCCGACTGACGCCGACGGGGCGGTAGAGTACGAGAACGTGTTCGCGGCCGGCGGGGTCGTCGGCGGCGCGGACGCGGCGCGGGAGAAGTCCGCGAGCGGGGTGTCGCTCGCGACCGGCCTCGTGGCCGGGCGGCAGGCGGCGACGGAGGCGAACCAATGA
- the glpA gene encoding anaerobic glycerol-3-phosphate dehydrogenase subunit GlpA, producing MDRQVDVVVVGGGSTGCGVVRDLARRGLDTVLVEKGNLTHGTTGRMHGLLHSGGRYAVSDRKSAKECIEENMVLRDIATHCVEETGGLFVKRPEDDEEYFQEKLEGCKACDIPVEVIDGEEARRREPYLARDVEKAIALPDGAVDPFRLCVSNAADAREHGARVETHAPVTDVLVEDGEVVGVEIEHETGPGKRVHREPGTTEEIRARHVVNATGAWAGNVGEMAGVDVEVRPSKGVMTVMNTRQVDTVINRCRPKGDADIIVPHETACILGTTDEEVDDPEDYPEEDWEVDLMIETLSELVPALEDARTLRSFWGVRPLYEPPGTGTEDPTDITRDYFLLDHGDRDDLPGMTTIVGGKLTTYRMMAESISDHVCETLDYEATCDTADAPLPGSESEARMAELMDEFGLRSPVARRSGQRLGSRADDVLDEYDPNPIVCNCESVTRAEVQDAIGDAGSDLNAVRLRTRASMGNCQGGFCTHRIAAELAEEYPEPVVRDAEDELYQERWKGQRHALWGEQLSQAMLNHMLHATTMNRDGDPANLDGEVDFGAFDAGADDGAADADGAGSAGTAATDGGRANDDAAADGDRANDDAATDGGR from the coding sequence ATGGACAGACAAGTGGACGTCGTCGTCGTCGGTGGGGGGTCGACGGGGTGCGGCGTCGTCAGGGACCTGGCGCGACGCGGGCTCGATACGGTCCTCGTCGAGAAGGGGAACCTGACGCACGGCACGACCGGACGGATGCACGGCCTCCTCCACAGCGGGGGCCGCTACGCGGTCTCCGACCGGAAGAGCGCGAAGGAGTGTATCGAGGAGAACATGGTCCTCCGCGACATCGCGACCCACTGCGTCGAAGAGACCGGCGGGCTGTTCGTCAAGCGACCGGAGGACGACGAGGAGTACTTCCAGGAGAAGCTGGAGGGGTGTAAGGCGTGCGACATCCCGGTCGAGGTGATCGACGGGGAGGAGGCGCGGCGCCGCGAGCCGTACCTCGCGCGCGACGTCGAGAAGGCGATCGCCTTACCGGACGGCGCGGTCGACCCCTTCCGCCTCTGCGTCTCCAACGCCGCCGACGCCCGCGAGCACGGCGCGCGGGTCGAGACCCACGCCCCGGTGACCGACGTGCTCGTCGAGGACGGCGAGGTCGTCGGCGTCGAGATCGAACACGAGACCGGACCGGGCAAGCGCGTCCACCGCGAGCCGGGGACGACCGAGGAGATCCGCGCGCGCCACGTCGTCAACGCGACCGGCGCGTGGGCGGGCAACGTCGGGGAGATGGCCGGCGTCGACGTGGAGGTCCGCCCCTCGAAGGGCGTGATGACGGTGATGAACACCCGGCAGGTCGACACCGTGATCAACCGGTGCCGGCCGAAGGGCGACGCCGACATCATCGTCCCCCACGAGACCGCCTGTATCCTCGGCACGACTGACGAGGAGGTCGACGACCCCGAGGACTACCCCGAGGAGGACTGGGAGGTCGACCTGATGATCGAGACGCTCTCCGAGCTCGTGCCCGCGCTCGAAGACGCCCGGACGCTCCGCTCCTTCTGGGGCGTCCGCCCGCTGTACGAGCCCCCGGGAACGGGCACGGAGGACCCGACGGACATCACGCGCGACTACTTCCTCCTCGACCACGGCGACCGCGACGACCTCCCGGGGATGACGACCATCGTCGGCGGGAAGCTCACCACCTACCGGATGATGGCCGAGTCCATCTCCGACCACGTCTGCGAGACGCTCGACTACGAGGCGACCTGTGACACCGCCGACGCGCCGCTGCCGGGCTCGGAGAGCGAGGCGCGCATGGCGGAGCTGATGGACGAGTTCGGCCTCCGCTCGCCGGTCGCGCGGCGGTCGGGCCAGCGGCTCGGCTCCCGGGCCGACGACGTGCTCGACGAGTACGACCCGAACCCGATCGTCTGCAACTGCGAGAGCGTGACGCGCGCGGAGGTCCAGGACGCGATCGGCGACGCCGGCTCCGACCTCAACGCAGTCCGCCTGCGCACCCGCGCCTCGATGGGGAACTGCCAGGGCGGCTTCTGTACGCACCGGATCGCCGCGGAGCTCGCCGAGGAGTACCCCGAGCCCGTCGTCCGCGACGCCGAGGACGAGCTGTACCAGGAGCGCTGGAAGGGCCAGCGCCACGCGCTGTGGGGCGAGCAGCTCTCGCAGGCGATGCTGAACCACATGCTCCACGCGACGACGATGAACCGCGACGGCGACCCCGCGAACCTCGACGGCGAGGTCGACTTCGGCGCGTTCGACGCGGGCGCCGACGATGGTGCGGCCGACGCCGACGGGGCCGGATCGGCCGGAACTGCGGCGACCGACGGCGGCCGCGCAAACGACGACGCGGCCGCCGATGGTGACCGCGCAAACGACGACGCGGCCACAGACGGGGGTCGCTGA